The window AACGGGCAGGGAGCCCTGTGGAGTCTCTTTAAAAGGACACTccgcagggagggtatagctcaggggtagagtgtgtgcttaacatgcatggggtcctgggttcaatccccagtccctccgttaaagtaaataaacctaattacctacccccttgcaaaatttttttcttaaaaatgaaaggacACCCATCCCATTcatggggctccaccctcatgagcTGATCGCCTTCCAGAGTGCCCCCTGCCTTCCTAATCCCATCACCttggggggttagggcttcaatctAGGAATgcgggcagagggcagggtggggcacaAACGTTCACTCCACAGCACCTGGGCTCCAGTGCTCtgatggggtggagagggggaCCGGACCCTGGGGGCACGCCTgagtgggagggcaggagagaagaCCCCAAAGCCAGGCTCCCGAATCCTCATTCTTAATCATGTTGCCTCGTTAAAGCCTCTGCAACGTCACAACAAAACCCCTACTGTCCTCTCCACGGCAGAGCCCGGCTTGGAGAGAGGGAACACACGTGACTTAACGCCAAAACCTTTTTCCCTGCCACCCTTGGATGCGGCGTGTGTGTCTTGGACACCCAGATGTGTAACTTCCACCAAATTCCTTTCTTCCACATTTAGCACCGAACGGACTCCCAGACAAGGAAAACCATCAAAGTAAACACGGCCGCTGCAAATGACCAAGGAGAAGGCTCTCCCAGAAGAAATAACAACCCTTAATTCCTACACAACCAGTAACAGCATCGAAACACAAAGGGCGGGAACTGATAGGACTCTGGAGGAAAAAGGGATGTGTCTGCTGCTACGGTCGGGGACTTCAACACCACCCTTTTCTCAGCAACCGACAGACCCTGCTGGCGGAGGGTCAGCCAGTCAGGGAGGAACGGCCGGGGTGGCACTGCTGTACTTCTGCCTTTCTGTCCTGTAGCTCAGTGGTTCTGGAGGTAAAATGTGCGTGATGGGTGGAAGGCCTGgttagaattcagatttctgaATCTCGTCCTCCACAACACCTCCACAAGACCTCCTGTGACTTCAGAGAGCGCTCCCCTGACCTCAGAGATCTCCCCTGACTTCAGAGAGCCccgccaaacacacacacacacacacacacacacacacacaaacgccaCTTGGCCATTCTCATTCCTCTATGTACTGCCCCAGGGTTCAGAGGGCCTGTCTCATCCAGAACCACATTCTGGGCACAGTTTCTCAGAGCTGCTGATGGGGCAAAAAACACTGTCTGGGCTGCACAAGGGTGTCTGACCACATCTGCACCCATTCCTCGGCCAGTGACAGGCAAGGCAAACAGCAGCgcacagaagggaaggaaaaacttCTCCTCTTTCAGATTGTGCCCACCTGAGTTTCTGGCAGTCACGTGACTGGGGTAGAAGGGGCACGTGATCGTCCTCCAGGCTCTGAGAAGATCTGGGTTTGAaccacacacagagagacagagggacccTAGGCTGCAGGAGCACCGACGCCTACTTGAGACCTTGATCCAAGGAGAACCACTTTTCTTTAATCCGTTTCATAAAATGGCACCTTTGCTTTAAGAAGACTGCTTTCGTGAACTCACTAAACTTCGCGTAAACAAGTCAAATGCCTCTTAGGACCCCAGTTCACCCCGGGGGGGGTCATTTTACGGTCGTCACAGTACGTGAAATGAACATTCAGAAATCAGCGAGTGATCTCCACCAGTTTCATATACACTAAGTCACACTCATGTTGAGAACGCAACCCAAAGAGCTTAACGAGAATAACATAAATTGGGGAAACACTGGCTCATTggaaaaggattttattttaccataaaaatgCAAACTGGAATAAACACGTCTCCTAATGCGAACATTACAGCTATTTTTAAGCATTTCTGAGCTTCGCTTGGAGAAGCcaacaattataaaatttaacaAGTTTGCAGCCATAAGTCTGTTTGAAACGTTCcaagtaaaaataatttagcaaaacGGCTTCTTAAAAAAACCACACAGGCTAACCTTCACTAGAAACCAAAGCTAATCTTaaccaacctttttttttttttttttacgctGAATGACTTGGATTTGTAAAAAGTGAATGTTGGTGACGTAAGGAGCAGCAGATCATCCGTtccacctccccacctgcccaAAGCTTAAAAGATGGCAGGTCTGAGTTTCCATCCTACACCACTCACAGCCTCCTCGCCGGTGACTTAAATGCACTCCACCAGAACTTCATTCCGAATCTTCAAACttagaaaaaaagggaaaacaacaaaaaaacaaaaaacccctccaGGGCAACGCTTCCTGTTTCCAGGGCCCTGTAGGGCCGTGGCCGCCACACCGGTCGTCCCCAGTGCTGAGACACGTGGCTCCAGTGAAGTCAGCACGAATCCTGCGCTCCACGTGCACGGTGGGTCTGCGACCCTCATCCCTGCCGCCTGGGCAGTTTTCCTGACTCTCAGAGCACTGGCGACGTTAAAGCTATCGGATCAAGAGTTTgaagggaaactgaagctccGGACGGACGGACGGCGATGCCTGGGACCGCGAAGGGCAGGGGCCCGGGGGCGCCGCCGTCCTCACCGACAGGCTCCATGGGCGTGCCGGGCAGGACGGGAGGGGAGCGGAGGAGGCGCGGTACGCTGGCTCCACGGGCCGGGCGCCCGGCATTACCTGTTCCAGGCGCTGCGGTGCCGGCCGGGGGACCCCGAGCGCGACCGCTCGCCGCGGCGGTGGCGGCTGCGCTTCCGGCTGGAGCCGCCCCTGCGGTCCCGGCTCCTCTCCCGCTGGCCGTGCCGGTCTCTGCTGTGGGACCGCCGCGACCGGCCGTGCTCGGGGCTGGCGCTGCGCCGGCGCGGGCTGCCGTCCGGGTGCGAGCGCTTGCGGTGGGGCCGCCGCTCCTTGTGCTGCGGCCGCCCGTCCTCCCGGCTGCCGGCCCGCCGCGGCCGGCTCCTCTCCCGCTGCTGCCTGTCGTCGCCGCCGCTGCCGCGGTCCCCGCCGGCCCGGCCGCGGCCCCCGCTGGGCTCCCGGTTGCACTTGTCTTGCTCGGAGCGGGCGTCCTTCCTGGGCGCGGCGCTGTGGTCGCAGGCGGCGGGCGCGCCCTTGGGCTGCTGGGTGTTGTCGGGGATGCAGGCCAGGATGCCGGGGCACCTCTTCTCCGAGGGGCTGTCGTCAGGGGCCGCGAGGCGCGGACTCGGGGCCTCCGGGCCCGGGGCCCCCTCGGGGACGCTCCCATTCACGTTCTGGGCCGCACCGTCGCTAGCGGGCCGCGGCGCACTCTCCTCGGCGACGCCGGGGGGCGGCGGGCCGGCTGGGGGATGCAGCGCGGCGGCGCCCGCGCAGCCGGCCGACACGGTGTGCAGGATGTCCAGCACGGGCTGCAGCAGCTCGTGGGAGACGGCGCGCTCGCCGGGGCCCGGGCCGCCGTCCGCCTTCTGGCTCAGCAGGAGGCTGAGCAGGCGCTGTCGCAGCTCCCGCTCCCTGCGCTGCAGCCCCAGCGCgcgctccttctcctcctccacgcGCCGCAGCTCCGCCTCCTGCAGCTTCCGCCgctcctccagctgctgcagcCGCAGCgtctcctccttctgctcctgctcctgcagcTTCGCCGCCTGCGGGACAGAGGGGGGCGCGCCTGAGCGGGGAGCCGAGCCCGGGCGCGGGGTGGGGCGCCGAGCAGCCCGTGTGCGCGTGCACGCGTCCGAGCCGGAAGGAAACCCGCGGCAAAGCGACGTGGCAGGCCtcgcgggcgggcgggccggcCCTGCCGTCAGGCGGGGAGGTCGCCCCCACGCGGGGCGCAGACTAGGGCGCAGACGCACGCTGTCGCGGGAGGCGGGGGCCTGCCTGGGTCAGTGTCTTCACCGTTCACCGCGGAACAAGAACTGAGCCGCCACACGTCTCCGCGCGCGCCACGCCGCTTCCCCGGGACTGATCACAGCTGTCATCAGACAACAGGTTAGAGTCGCCCCGCGCCTGACTCCGCGGGCACACGGCCTGCCCACGCACGAACACCCGGCCAGGTAGTCCGCGCGCCCCGGGCCCGCAGGAGTGACCGGTCGGGCCTCCAGGAGGTGCGTGGAGGGCCGTCCACACAGCACCACTGAGACCTGTCGGATTCGCAGTGGCGGACAAGGACAAATCACAGAGAAAGGGCACGGCCAGGTGGGGCTCCGAGGCGCGCCCTGCCTTCCCAAGGCCTAAATCCCCTGCGCGGCAACCCAGCTCAGCCCTGGCCTCCCACCTGAACCAGCCTGGATGCAGGGGATGCCCAATCCCAGCTCGGCCAGCTCTCTGAGAGCACAGCAGGGCTCTAAGGCCTGGAGCGAGGCGGGGACGCTGCCGCCGCCATCCCCTGCGCCAGCCTCGTCCCCGTGGGCGGCGGGCGcaccggcgggcgggcgggcgggggcggcggtACCTTGGCCCTGCTCAGCAGCTCGGCGACGAGCCGGATGGACTGCAGGTTGCGCTGGGCCAGCAGCAGCCGCCGCTCCTCCAGCCGGATTTTCTCGTGCAGCCTCTTCTGCTCCTCCGCCTGCAGCTTCTCTAGCCTCTTCTGGCTACGGCGCAGCTCGCGgtccctctgcttctgctcccGCCGGCGCACCTTCTCCTCCCGCTTCCTCTCGCGCTCCAGCGCCTCCAGCTCCTTCTGTTTCCTGCGCGAGACACACCAGGCCTCGGTGAGGCAGAGACGCCGCGCCAGAGCCAGGGCGCAAAGCCCGGGTGCATGGAAGGGGCCGCGCGGCGAGCGGGGGAGGGCCGCCGCGCCAAGGTTTGTGCATCGAGATTCGTCCTCCGATCTGCGCCACCAAACCTCGGGCGAGTCCAAGGACCCAGGTGCGGCGGGAGTGCCAGGTGAGGGGGCATCGCCTCTCGGGAGAGAGCCCTGCCCAGTGTGACCCCCACCCTGAAAGTCTGGAGAAAGGACCCAGCGCGCGGACGCAACTCAGGTGGTTTGAACCAGTATGAACCAGGGGCACGCTGGTGGGGGCAGGatgggcgggaggaggggggctgcagCGGCCTCGCCCAGAGAGGTCCCGGCAGGCTTCCCGGCGGTCCCTCGGCCGCCTGTTGGCACGGCGGCCGCCGGGCACATGAGCTCACTGGCCAGGCAGGTCCAGCTCCGACGGCAACTTCTCCAACGAGCCCCCCGGGGGAGACAGAAcccccctcccgccccagccTTCACACCACCAGAACCCCGGGCCCCGGACACGCATGAAGCCCGCATGCCCAGCCACAGGAGGGTTCTGGAAGCACCCTGCAAACCGAGAGAGACTGGACTGGGGGAGCCCCTTTCACAGGAAACTGGAGAAAAGGCAACACATGGGAACACAAATCCATCCCGTGTGCTGTGGGGTGTCCCCCCGGTCGAGGGGTCCCTGAAAGCACACGACCCTGCAAGGTCACATTAACCCCACGCACAGTCACTGAGCGCGCTGGGAACACACCACGCCCACCAGCAGCATCCTCACAGCACCCCTTCTGGGGGCCGCAACCAGGCCCCGAAGGCAACCAAGACCCCGACCGACAGGGCGAGTCTGAAAACCCAGGGGTGTGTCCGTACAGCACACCTGCAGCCGCCAAGTAACTGGTGGGGCCGGCAGAGGGGAGGCAAGGCCACTCTGGGCAGGACACCACACAGGTGCCACCTGTGAGGGCAGGAGGGTGACCATCTGCAGAAGAGCTAACACTGCTCCCTGGGGCCAGACCCCACAGACACGGAGCACCAGGACTAGGAAGCGGGGGACCCCACCTCCCCTGACATGGAGGAGGAAGGTGTCCTTCCGGAGCCGTGGGTCAGAGCGGCCTCGCAGGGACTTGTGAGTGACCACCGCTCTAAGCAGCCAGAGCAGGACTCTCCATGTCCAGGACGTGATGGCTGCAGGTTACGTTCTGATCCCTTTTAAGACCAAAGGACTCAAGCACCCTCCCCCGTGGCAGAG is drawn from Camelus ferus isolate YT-003-E chromosome X, BCGSAC_Cfer_1.0, whole genome shotgun sequence and contains these coding sequences:
- the AKAP17A gene encoding A-kinase anchor protein 17A; the protein is MAAATIVHDTSEAVELCPSYGLYLKPITKMTISVALPQLKQPGKSISNWEVMERLKGMVHNHQFSTLRISKSTMDFIRFEGEVENKSLVKSFLACLDGKTIKLSGFSDILKVRAAEFKVDFPTRHDWDSFFRDAKDMNETLPGERPDTIHLEGLPCKWFALKESGSEKPSEEVLLKVFERFGEIRNVDIPMLDPYREEMTGRNFHTFSFGGHLNFEAYVQYREYVGFIQAMSALRGMKLMYKGEDGKAVACNIKVSFDSTKHLSDASIKKRQLERQKLQELEQQREEQKRREKEAEERQRAEERKQKELEALERERKREEKVRRREQKQRDRELRRSQKRLEKLQAEEQKRLHEKIRLEERRLLLAQRNLQSIRLVAELLSRAKAAKLQEQEQKEETLRLQQLEERRKLQEAELRRVEEEKERALGLQRRERELRQRLLSLLLSQKADGGPGPGERAVSHELLQPVLDILHTVSAGCAGAAALHPPAGPPPPGVAEESAPRPASDGAAQNVNGSVPEGAPGPEAPSPRLAAPDDSPSEKRCPGILACIPDNTQQPKGAPAACDHSAAPRKDARSEQDKCNREPSGGRGRAGGDRGSGGDDRQQRERSRPRRAGSREDGRPQHKERRPHRKRSHPDGSPRRRSASPEHGRSRRSHSRDRHGQRERSRDRRGGSSRKRSRHRRGERSRSGSPGRHRSAWNR